A stretch of Pseudochaenichthys georgianus chromosome 2, fPseGeo1.2, whole genome shotgun sequence DNA encodes these proteins:
- the aox6 gene encoding aldehyde oxidase 6, with the protein MSAEKEGDMLCFFINGKKVTEKNADPETMLLSFLREKLRLTGTKSGCGGGGCGACTVMVSRYQPATKTIMHFSANACLLPLCSLQGAAVTTVEGVGSTKSRIHPVQERIAKAHGSQCGFCTPGMVMSMYTLLRNKPQPSMEDITQHLAGNLCRCTGYRPIIDGCRTFCQEENCCQANGAGDCCLNGDTNDDEAEREKPQLFNNEGFLPLDPTQELIFPPELILMSESASPQSLTFQGERMRWVSPSSLQELLQLKTRNPAAPLVMGNTNIGPDIKFKGTVHPLIISPTRVMELFEVTQTPQGVWVGAGCSLSELQSLLEKLLLQSPQEKTELFRALIQQLGNLGSQQIRNVASLGGNIMSAFPNSDLNPVLAAGSCRVSVISNGGRREVPLDQNFFVSFGTTILKPEDILLSVFIPFSRKGEFVRAFRQAPRKESSFSTVTTGMRVFFSKRSRVVQDVSIYYGGMGPTTVSASKTCQAIISRRWDEETLSRAYDVLLEELVLPPSAPGGKVEFRRSLTLGFLFKFNLEVLQRLRDMNVITDEVPEKMQPLPKEIQPSLQEFQHVSKSQSEQDPVGRPMMHRSALSQATGEAVYCDDIPTTDGELFLALVTSSRAKARITGLDVSEALQLPGVVDVITVKDIPGKKVREMCGYEEELLAESEVSCVGQMLCAVLADTRAHARRGAAAVKVGYEDLPEPIFTTEQAIEKSSFYEPLRSIERGNVTEAFKSVDQIHEGEFRMGGQEHFYLETQSMLVVPVGEETEFNVYVSSQSLSFTQDAIAETLGIPSNRVTCHVKRIGGAFGGKVFKTAILACITSVAAWKTNRAVRCVLERGEDMLITGGRHPVLAKYKVGFMQDGRIVAVDIQYFMNAGNAVDESILVVEKILLHFDNAYNFPNLRGRAAACRTNLPSNTAFRGFGVPQALMVLENMINDVAMALGRPADQIREMNMYEGPSITHYKFAFSPENLRRCWQECKEKCEFSARRSTVQEFNLQHRWRKRGMAIVPVKFGVAFSESFLNQAAALVHIYKDGSVLVSHGGTEMGQGLHTKMQQVASRELHIPASKIYISETSTNTVPNTSPSGASYGTDANGMAVKDACQILYQRLEPIRKKNPKGSWESWVMAAFLDKISLSVTGFYRGPDLYMDWEKMEGQPYAYFTFGVCCCEVELDCLTGDYRTVRTDIVADIGKSVNPSIDIGQIEGAFMQGLGLFTLEELKFSPAGLLYTRGPSQYKIPAVCDVPLHFNVYLLSNSDNPHAIYSSKGIGEPVLFLGSTAFFAIKDAVSAARSDSGLFGPFSLNSPATPERICLACASPLTQKIPASKPGSFTPWALNI; encoded by the exons ATGTCTGCAGAGAAAGAGGGAGATATGTTGTGCTTTTTTATCAACGGGAAAAAG GTAACAGAGAAGAATGCTGACCCTGAGACCATGCTGCTGTCCTTCCTCAGAGAGAAGC TCAGGTTAACGGGAACTAAGTCTGGCTGCGGGGGGGGAGGCTGCGGGGCGTGCACCGTCATGGTGTCCCGCTACCAACCTGCCACCAAAACCATCAT GCATTTCTCAGCGAACGCCTGCCTGCTGCCGCTCTGCTCGCTGCAGGGAGCCGCTGTCACCACCGTGGAGGGGGTCGGCAGCACCAAGAGCCGCATCCACCCAGTACAG GAGCGGATAGCGAAGGCTCACGGCTCTCAGTGCGGTTTCTGCACCCCGGGGATGGTGATGTCGATGTACACCCTGCTGAGGAACAAACCCCAGCCCAGCATGGAGGACATCACACAGCACCTCGCCG gAAATCTGTGTCGCTGTACTGGATATCGGCCCATTATCGACGGCTGCAGGACTTTCTGTCAG GAAGAAAACTGCTGTCAAGCTAATGGAGCCGGAGACTGTTGCCTCAATGGAGACACAAATGATGATGAAGCAGAGCGT GAAAAGCCACAGTTGTTCAACAATGAGGGGTTTCTTCCTCTGGACCCGACCCAGGAGCTTATCTTCCCTCCTGAACTGATC CTGATGTCAGAGAGCGCGAGCCCACAGAGCCTCACCTTCCAGGGGGAGAGGATGCGCTGGGTGTCTCCCTCCTCCCTGCAGGAGCTGCTGCAGCTGAAGACCAGAAACCCTGCAGCTCCTCTGGTGATGGGGAACACAAACATAG GTCCAGATATAAAGTTTAAAGGCACCGTGCACCCGCTGATAATCTCTCCAACCAGAGTGATGGAGCTGTTTGAGGTCACTCAGACTCCACAAG GTGTTTGGGTGGGGGCGGGCTGCAGTCTCTCTGAGCTTCAGTCTCTTCTGGAGAAGCTGCTGCTTCAGAGTCCGCAGGAGAAAACTGAGCTGTTCAGAGCTCTGATCCAACAGCTGGGGAACCTGGGAAGCCAGCAGATCCGTAACGTTGCT TCTCTTGGAGGCAACATCATGAGCGCGTTCCCAAACTCAGACCTGAACCCTGTTTTAGCTGCTGGGAGCTGCAGAGTGAGCGTCATTTCTAACG GAGGAAGACGAGAGGTTCCTCTGGATCAAAACTTCTTCGTGAGCTTCGGGACAACCATCCTGAAGCCAGAAGACATTCTGCTTTCTGTCTTTATTCCCTTCTCCAGGAAG GGGGAGTTTGTCCGAGCTTTCCGACAGGCTCCGAGGAAGGAGAGCAGCTTCTCCACGGTGACCACCGGGATGAGGGTGTTCTTCTCCAAGAGGTCCCGGGTGGTTCAAGACGTCAGTATTTACTACGGTGGGATGGGACCCACCACTGTTAGCGCCTCCAAAACCTGCCAGGCTATCATCTCAAG GCGTTGGGACGAGGAGACCCTGAGCCGGGCGTATGACGTCCTCCTGGAGGAGTTGGTGCTCCCTCCTTCGGCTCCTGGAGGAAAAGTGGAGTTTCGTCGCTCTCTGACACTCGGCTTCCTCTTCAAGTTCAACCTGGAGGTCCTGCAGAGACTCAGAGACATG AATGTGATTACAGATGAGGTTCCTGAGAAAATGCAGCCTCTCCCCAAAGAGATCCAACCCAGCCTGCAGGAATTCCAG CATGTGTCAAAGAGCCAGAGCGAGCAGGACCCTGTGGGGCGTCCCATGATGCACCGCTCCGCCCTCAGCCAGGCCACAGGAGAGGCGGTTTACTGCGACGACATCCCAACGACAGACGGGGAGCTGTTCCTCGCTCTGGTCACCAGCTCTCGAGCCAAGGCTAGAATCAC AGGGCTGGATGTGAGCGAGGCTCTGCAGCTTCCTGGTGTTGTGGATGTCATCACAGTCAAAGACATTCCTGGGAAGAAAGTCCGTGAAATGTGCGGGTATGAAGAGGAGCTGCTTGCTGAGAGCGAG GTGTCGTGCGTGGGGCAGATGTTGTGTGCGGTGCTCGCTGATACGAGAGCTCACGCCAGAAGAGGAGCAGCCGCGGTGAAGGTCGGGTACGAAGACCTGCCGGAGCCCATCTTCACCACAGAG CAAGCCATTGAGAAGTCATCTTTCTACGAGCCTCTGAGGAGCATCGAGAGAGGAAATGTGACTGAAGCGTTTAAATCGGTCGATCAGATTCATGAAG GAGAGTTTAGGATGGGAGGTCAAGAGCATTTCTACTTGGAGACGCAAAGCATGCTGGTAGTTCCCGTTGGAGAGGAGACTGAGTTCAACGTTTACGTCTCCAGTCAGTCTCTGTCATTTACTCAG GACGCTATAGCAGAGACGTTGGGCATCCCGTCCAACAGAGTCACATGTCACGTCAAACGGATCGGAGGAGCTTTCGGAGGGAAGGTCTTCAAAACCGCGATCCTGGCTTGTATTACGTCTGTGGCTGCGTGGAA GACTAATCGAGCAGTGCGCTGTGTTTTGGAGCGAGGAGAGGACATGTTGATCACAGGAGGCCGCCACCCTGTCCTTGCCAAATACAAA GTGGGTTTCATGCAAGATGGAAGGATCGTGGCGGTAGATATCCAGTACTTCATGAACGCTGGAAACGCAGTGGATGAATCTATCCTA GTAGTCGAGAAGATTCTGCTCCACTTTGACAACGCCTACAACTTCCCCAACCTGCGGGGTCGCGCCGCCGCCTGCAGGACCAACCTGCCCTCCAACACCGCCTTCAGGGGCTTCGGCGTGCCGCAGGCCCTCATGGTCCTGGAGAACATGATCAATGACGTGGCCATGGCGCTGGGACGCCCTGCAGACCAG ATCAGGGAGATGAACATGTACGAGGGTCCGTCCATCACTCACTACAAGTTTGCGTTCAGCCCGGAGAACCTGCGGCGCTGCTGGCAGGAGTGTAAGGAAAAGTGTGAGTTCAGCGCCCGCCGCAGCACCGTGCAGGAGTTCAACCTGCAGCACCGCTGGAGGAAGAGAGGCATGGCCATCGTCCCCGTTAAGTTCGGGGTCGCATTTTCAGAAAGCTTCCTAAACCAG GCTGCAGCTTTGGTGCACATCTATAAAGACGGCTCTGTTCTGGTCTCTCACGGGGGGACGGAGATGGGTCAGGGGCTGCACACTAAGATGCAACAG GTTGCGAGTCGGGAGCTCCACATCCCCGCCTCTAAGATCTACATCAGTGAGACCAGCACCAACACCGTCCCCAACACCTCCCCGTCAGGTGCATCCTACGGCACGGACGCCAACGGCATGGCAGTGAAG GATGCCTGCCAGATTCTGTACCAGCGCCTGGAGCCAATCAGGAAGAAGAACCCCAAAGGATCATGGGAGAGCTGG GTCATGGCAGCATTTTTGGATAAAATCAGTTTATCAGTTACTGGATTCTACAG AGGACCGGACCTGTACATGGACTGGGAGAAGATGGAGGGGCAGCCGTACGCTTACTTCACCTTCGGAGTGTGTTGCTGTGAGGTGGAGCTGGACTGCCTCACAGGAGACTACAGG ACGGTAAGGACAGACATTGTGGCGGACATCGGGAAAAGTGTGAACCCGTCAATTGACATCGGCCAA atTGAAGGAGCCTTCATGCAGGGTCTGGGTCTGTTCACTCTGGAGGAGTTGAAGTTCTCCCCCGCCGGGCTTCTGTACACTCGCGGTCCGTCTCAGTATAAGATCCCGGCAGTGTGCGACGTGCCGCTTCACTTCAATGTCTACTTGCTGTCGAACTCCGACAACCCCCACGCCATCTACTCCTCAAAG GGTATTGGAGAGCCTGTCCTCTTCCTGGGCAGCACTGCGTTCTTCGCCATCAAAGACGCCGTGTCTGCAGCTCGCTCTGACTCTGGGTTATTTGGCCCGTTTTCTCTAAACAGCCCTGCGACTCCGGAGAGGATCTGCCTCGCCTGCGCCTCCCCGTTGACTCAGAAG ATTCCAGCCAGCAAACCAGGATCTTTCACACCATGGGCCTTAAACATCTGA
- the bzw1a gene encoding eIF5-mimic protein 2-A, whose translation MSNQKQQKPTLTGQRFKTRKRDEKERFDPTQFQESIVQGLNQTGSDLEAVAKFLDASGAKLDYRRYAETLFDILVAGGMLAPGGSLSDDMTRTEFCLFTAKEDLGTMQAYAQVFNKLIRRYKYLEKGFEEEIKKLLLFLKGFTESERNKLAMLTGILLAKGNISASILNSLYNENIVKEGVSAAFAVKLFKSWINEKDINSVAGSLRKVGMDNRLMELFPANKRSCEHFSKYFTDAGLTELADFARNQESIGARKELQKELQEQIARGDPQKEIIVFAREEMNRSNLSEQAMINIIWTSVMSCVEWNKKEELVTEQAIKQLKQYSLLMKAFTSQGLSEISLLLKIQEYCYDNIHFMKAFQKIVVLLYKADVLSEEAILKWYTDAHVSKGKSIFLEQMKKFVEWLKNAEEESESDEEETD comes from the exons ATGAGTAATCAAAAGCAGCAAAAGCCGACGCTAACAGGCCAGCGGTTCAAAACGAGGAAAAGAG ATGAAAAGGAGAGATTTGACCCTACTCAGTTTCAAGAAAGTATCGTACAAGGCTTGAATCAAACTGGCTCTGATTTGGAAGCAGTCGCAAAATTCCTAGATGCCTCTGGCGCCAAGCTTGACTACCGCCGGTATGCTGAGACGCTCTTTGACATCCTGGTGGCCGGCGGCATGCTGG CCCCAGGCGGGTCTCTCTCCGACGACATGACCCGCACTGAGTTCTGCCTCTTCACGGCAAAAGAAGACCTGGGAACCATGCAGGCATATGCTCAG GTTTTTAACAAGCTGATCCGGCGTTACAAGTACCTGGAGAAGGGTTTCGAAGAGGAGATCAAGAAG TTGCTGCTGTTTCTTAAAGGGTTCACTGAGTCTGAGCGCAACAAACTGGCCATGCTGACCGGCATCCTGCTGGCCAAAGGAAACATATCAGCCTCGATCCTTAACAGCCTCTACAACGAGAACATCGTCAAAGAAG GAGTATCTGCAGCATTCGCCGTTAAGCTGTTCAAGTCATGGATTAACGAAAAGGACATCAACTCTGTGGCCGGCTCTCTCCGCAAAGTGGGCATGGACAACAGGCTGATG GAACTCTTTCCTGCCAACAAACGGAGCTGCGAGCATTTTTCTAAGTACTTCACCGACGCCGGGCTGACGGAGCTTGCTGACTTTGCCCGTAACCAGGAATCCATCGGTGCCCGCAAGGAGCTGCAGAAGGAGCTCCAGGAGCAGATTGCCCGCGGAGACCCTCAGAAGGAG ATTATTGTCTTCGCCAGAGAGGAGATGAATAGGTCCAACCTGTCGGAGCAGGCCATGATCAACATCATCTGGACCAGCGTGATGAGCTGCGTGGAGTGGAACAAGAAGGAGGAGCTGGTGACCGAACAAGCCATCAAACAATTGAAG CAATACAGCCTGCTGATGAAAGCCTTCACCTCCCAGGGTCTGTCTGAGATCAGCCTGCTGCTGAAGATCCAGGAGTACTGCTACGACAACATCCACTTCATGAAGGCCTTCCAGAAGATCGTGGTGCTCCTCTACAAAG CGGATGTACTGAGTGAAGAAGCCATACTGAAGTGGTACACCGATGCCCACGTTTCCAAGGGGAAGAGCATCTTCCTCGAGCAGATGAAGAAATTCGTCGAGTGGCTGAAAAATGCTGAGGAAG